Genomic segment of Apium graveolens cultivar Ventura chromosome 7, ASM990537v1, whole genome shotgun sequence:
CAGATACATCATAAATAGCAAAAAACTTATCTCATTATCTCACTAGTCATGATGATATAGCTAAGTTTACTTGTGTTGAATTTTTGTGAACTCTCCGGCATttacatctctctctctcccccctgCATATACACAaggatctctctctctctctctctccccttcCATATACACAAGGATCTCTCTCTGCAAAATACACTTGGGATCTCTCTCTGAGTCACTGTAATCTGTAAACCTAGCTTAATTATGTGTTCCAAAATCATAGCACGTACGTAAAAAATCGTGAAGCCGTACCACGTTTAATATAATCATACATAGTACGTTTAGTTATATTTTTCTTGAAAAAATTTAGTTAAACAAGAAACCTACATCGACATGTAAGATGCTTGATACATCAACATCATTGACGATCAACCTTCCGTATCACCAAAATTAGTCATTGGCTAATTAATATACAATCATCATCAAAATTCATAATTTGCTAAGAAGCTAGCCAACCTAATGTTTGAAAAATAACAGGATGATCTCACATTATAATCAATGTATAGGTTGCAAGCAAGCACATCTACCAAACTCAGTTATCGTAAGGTGTCCAAAAAATTGTATGACTATATATAAGCATTAAATTTGATTTGATGTTCATCGAACATAATAAAAATGATTAATCATTACTCTTTACATCATTAAACATCCTAATTAGATCAAAATTAACTTCTATGAAGAACCAACTGTTTAAGTTTATATCTAAAGTTACATGCAGATAACATGAATCCAAATTCGGTACATGTTTTTCTCGCAAGAGTTTAGATCTAGAGTATTTTTAAACTTTTTATGGGGTAATAATTTGTCTACATGTCATAATAAATGGTGAGAATACTGGTGATGCTATGGAGTAAATACCTATCGATCTAGAGATGTGATACCATGTCGAGCAACTATTTCCTCTACAACCTTAAGGTATCAGAGAAAAACAGATTCTTATATTAAATATGAGTATAATAATACTCAAGTTGGAATATTTTACATAAAATCTTTACTCGAATGTAGGGGTTTAAAGCCCTGGTTAATCACTAAGTGTCTGTCCACCAGTAACATGTTCAAACATCTAAAAACAATCTAGAACTAGATCTAAATGAAATAAAACTTCTAATATTATTCTCTTCGTCCCGTTGAATTGTATACGTTTGGTTTGGGCACGGAGGTtaagaaaaaatataattttatgagAAAAAGTAGGACTTGGGTAAAATGGTAAGACAGATGTATAAAATGGACGTAGTAGAAGAAATATTGGTTGTAAGGTGGATGTagttattttttatattataaaacttTACATTcttggtaagttttgaaatgtataGAAATAAATGAGACACTCAGAAAGGAAAAGTGTATAGAAATGAATGAGATAAATGGAGTAGTATTTATTGGTCGATAACAAGAGCCAACAAGGTTCAAATAGGAAATGAAAATCGAAAAGGCTAAAATTCTCTTATAAGTAAAAGAGTTAATTGATATATATGGCTATGACAGTGAGTTGATTTACTTTTTTAATTACACTTTATAGAAAACAAAGAAGAAAGGTGATGCAATGTAACAGTGTATCTAGCAGAGCATAAGAACTtaagaaggaagagaaggaaGAAATCGGTAGAAAATGAAACCTAGAATTTCAGTGCTTGAAAAATGGTCAGAAAATAATGCATGTAAAAAAAGAAAGAGAGGTGATCGAGTACGTCTATACTAGTCTAATACTCTAGGGATACGTCAAATTTTGCCAGTCTTTACTAAATGCTCTTCTCCCTTTTACCCTAAAGTACACTTTCACTATAAGAGAATGATCAAATCACAACCATTCATCCTTCACTTCCTCCCCCCTAGCTAGTACGTGGTCCTCTCCCATATATTTCCATTTTTGTTTCCTTCTAACCCCTTCTTCATCACATCATTCCCAGCtcatatctctctctctctctctctctctctctccctccctctttCTGTGGCAAAATGTGGAGTTTTTTTGGGTTggttttgttttctttcacttttCACTAAACGTATTTATGGTCGTATGCCATTCTGTCTCTGATGAAAGATTATATATGCTTACACAAGTACTCCAAGAACATAGTTTCCATAAATTCTCCCCATCTTTTTGCTTACAAATTTGACCCAAAATCACTCTATTATCTGTATACATAATGGATACCAACAGCCATAGATTCTCAAACCCTAATTGGGAACTTGAAATGGCCATTGAAGATCAACTCATCCATGATCATCATAAAATACCCTTAACTACACTCTACCCTATTCAAGACCATCATCAGCAGCTATTAACTCATCAACAACCCTCATCATCATCTTTCGTTTTCGAAAGCATGGCCAAGTACAACAACCATCATCAACTCGAACAAGTACAAGAAGAAGAAgacgaagaagaagaagaacTGGGAGCCATGAAAGAAATGATGTTCAAGATCGCGGCTATGCAACCGGTAGACATTGATCCAGCCACAATTCACAAACCTAAAAGACGAAATGTTCGAATTAGTGATGATCCTCAAAGTGTAGCCGCAAGGCATCGAAGAGAAAGAATTAGCGAAAAAATTCGAATCCTTCAAAGACTTGTTCCTGGAGGGACTAAAATGGATACTGCATCTATGTTAGAGGAAGCTGGAAGGTACATTAAGTTCTTGAAGAGGCAAATTAGACAACTTCAAACAAATCATCAACCCCAATGCAATGTTGGAACTTCAAGCTTTTCTAGTGAAGTTCAGCTTCTTCAACCTACAACAAGTCAGCAACATGTGTCCTTCAATCATGAGGTAATTAGTGATCATCATTATATATAATTAATGTGTAAGCTCTACTTGGATTCTATTAATTAGTCTTATTTGACCATGTGATATTTTTCTAATGATTATTTAAGGGGATTTTGTAAACTAAAGCAAATTATGGGGATTTGTGTGTATGTGGTATATTTTGAGAGTAGCTAAATTGATAAAGCTATTCTTACTCGTCCCCAAGATTTCGATTTTCATCGATATCGAATATTTATGTTGAACAGATACAAGTGAGTATCATTATAATGACATTATTTGGACCAATGTATTGTTTGATTTGTTTCAACATGGGATCATGTTAAAgtttaatatattttgatttaattGGGAGAAAAGCTAAAAAGTTGTTAGGATTGTGTTGACTACAAGGGGGGGATTGGAATAATGATAACGGTTAGAGCATAAGATACGCACATCCATTCGATTCAAATAAAAATAGCAAATAATGAGACCCTTGTAAATTTGGGCTGAAAGTCTGTTTTGCCAACTCTATCCCGGGAATAAAACAGTGACGTGAGAAGAAAACTATTGAAAATGATTATCTACATCCTTATATCTCTCTGCCTTCTTGCGCATGCGTGTGCCTTCTGCACATGGATTTCGACGTATATATTTATGGATCTTTGTGGATCTTGTTTATGCAAGTTTGTACTTACATATACCGTCATGTTTTGTGCATAGAAACAGCACATATAATACTCGATTCAGTTGGATTTTTTATCATGATTGATATATATTTATAGTTCATCAATATTATTCATTTCTCCCGATTATTTGAATATTTCTGACATTGAAATGTCCGTTTTTCTTGAAATGCTATTTTTACGGAAATGAAAGGAACTATATGTTGACCTAGATCTGAACTACTAACTACACCAACTCTTGTAGTAAGTGTAAATACCAGCTGGAAAAATGATTGCCCTTGGTTCTTCTTCATAAAGATTGAGAAACTGTAGTGGAAGCTTTTTCTGCTATCTTCGATGTTACGAATACTATGTTTAGTGATTATTTGTGTGTGGTAATAAACACAACAAATGGCTGATTGTCTGAGCAAAAACAGCAACTCCTAACTTTCGAGATCTCGAAAGTTAGTTTAGAGTAGACTTTACTTTGGAGAGGTAGACTATGTAGTTAATTTAGGGTTTATACTTCTTTTTTTATAGCTAATTTAGGGTACTCTTACGTGAACACAAATTGCTCACAATTAAGCACAATATAATATTAATATACTAGCTACTTAATTAGCTAGATATTTAGTTTTTTTTACTGTAACTCACGAGTCATCTCTAGAAGCTTTACATTACTGTTTTGAGGATGTGTACTTTTAAATTTTTGGTAGAAATTCCGTGTGTATATCTAAGTTGTGAATGTTTTGAGAATGTGTACTTAGTTTTATATATACTTATTTGACGAAATATAGAAATGTGATTAGGATTTTTAAGACAACAGAATTAGGGCCTATTTGCTTAATCTGTCAATTACTTGATCATATATAGAGGACAGTCTTGCCTAAGATAACCTCACTTGCGTTTGCTATTTTATTTAGTTTTCTAGGGTATCAACTTGTATTGAGTAAGAATATGAGATATAATTGGGTTACGCGAGTTAAAATATTTGATTCGTCAGAGGTATATAATTTTTAGCATTGTTATTagtaattattaattttaaagaGATTATATAGAAATTAAATTTATTGTTAAATTGTATATTTTATTGCCAAAATTATGAATAAGTTTTGAAAATGTAGTATTAAAAGTTAGagttaaatatatatatatagtataataAAAGTGAATCTTAGCCTACACCGAACACACTAGCTAGgaacactacaagaaatttggccatttacgacggtttttttgaactgaaatcgtcgtaattgagccatttacgacggaaaaaaatcgtcgtttttggtcgagtagtaagttcgttttttcgtcacaagataaaattgcgtcACAAGTTAGGAAGAAGGGGCCCAcatactcaataaaataataaatctacttacgacggaaaaTATCGTCGTATGTTAGTTACTTACGACTGAAAAATCGTCGGATATTTTCTTGTGGGTCCCACcttaataaaatataacataAATATACGACGCAAATTTACGTCGTAAATTAGAAACTTCCGACAGAAAAAACTGTCGTATGTTAGGAACTGGGGCCAACTTACAACAGAATATGTGATGAACGACCGTCGTAAGTTTGTATTTCGAGAATAACCAAATTCTGATTTTTTAGTTTTCAGCCATTTTCAgcttccaatttaaattctaaacctTTCAAAGTCTAATGCAATCACAAACTCTAAACCAAAGACATTTTTCCTAAGCATAATTCCAACAACGTATACTTTTATGATTTTATTACATCAAACGCAAAAGCAAATACAAGTTCAAAGTGGTAAGTGAAACACTCCTGAATGATAAAATAGGGATCTTTAGTGATCCATGTTACATGATACCCAAGTATCTAAAGTTACATAATTATTTcaattttcaaaatccaaatgCAGGAGCACCCCATTTTAACGGTCAAGcatcaatttgactagtacatctcactagtgtttaatcctgaattggtgttgagattattttaaaaatatttttcaatgatccaagcgtatggatgttaatagatatatatattagtgatataaccaaaatttcatatcaaaataattttatttggtttgacattttaacagtcgagcatgagtttgactagtacaactaactagtgttgaatcttgaattagtgtttcgattatttttaaaaaaaaattcaacgatccaaccgtatggatgtcaatagatatatatattagtgatataaccaaaatttcatatgaaaataattttatttggtttgccattttaacggtcaagcatcaatttgactagtacaTCTCACTAGTGTTTAATCCCGAATTGGTGTAgagattattttaaaaatatttttcaacgatccaaccatatggatgtcaatagatatatatattagtgatataatcaatgtttcatagtaaattattttatcaaaatatataaatttttctgaaatttttgaaatgtcacccaaataaataaatgttgacattaatatggttggatcatgaaataatatttttaaaatttgaaattatcaaaaatcatgtgctaatttgagaaaagtcaaatttaccgccaaaattttgagaaaagtcaaattttacgccaaaattttggggaaaaggttaaatttccctctttgataacttacgacgaattttaatttccgtcgtaaattggatatttaacttacgacgaaatgttcaaatcgtcgcaacttcaaattatttttattatcccgccaaatttttttgaaaaaagttaaatttccatctttgataacttacgacgaattttaatttccgtcgtaaatttgaCGATCCGATTTTTTCCGTCGAAAATATTTCGttgtaaatttagataaaatatttttttattcaatttcaatttaaaattttaataaaaataattaacttacgacgaaatgtttaaatcgtcgcaacttcaaataattttcatttaTGTTTAATCATGGtgtgcataattttattaataaaatatttaacttacgacGGTTTTGATTTTCGTCGTAAATATTTACGACGTTTTACTTTTTTCGTCGTAAGTTGGGCGcgcatttttttccgtcgtaattggcctattttgttgtagtggAAGCAGTTACATATCACTTAACCAGCATCTTTTAATTATACTCTTTTCACATCATTTTCTTATATCAAATAAAAAGATAACTAATTTAGAGTGAATTTATTACTTGTGAATTGATCTACTTATTTTACTCTTTTTACATTATTTACAATTAtacttaaaaaaatattatgctACACTTTTAAATTTATAAAAGTGATAACACTTGTGAAATATGGatgaatttattttatattttattttaatatttataaaactatATTTTGAAAAGAATGGGTTTGTATGGCAGGCGTTTAAGTATTTTACAAATTTATATTCTATATTTTTATTGAGtattattttatttatagtaAATATGTTAAAATTTGCTGATATAGATATtcttgaaaatatttaaaatttaggtttttaattcaaatatttttttaaggcAAACTCATAAAATAAGTATAAGTTTTCTTAACGGGATACAAGAGAGGTAAGTGAGAAAGTATAAAAAAGGTAAATTAAGGGACATAATTGCTTACTGAAAAATAGGTTATGACTTTGCGGTGAATTAGAGTGTCCATTAAGATTTACTTCTGGTATAAAATTTTATGGAGATCATTTTTTGTTGTAGAGATCTTGGATATCATTTATATTCTCCGAGTAAAAATTTTGCGTAAAAATATTGCAAAACGTATTAATTTAAGAATCATGTTCtgctaaatattattattttattcaaaatatgTACGGTATATATAACATTATAAAATATTTTAGTCTGCGaaacatattttatttacagAATATTTGTTCGGTTTGCAGAATATACACATTCTACTTATTAAACTTGAAAgatcttcaataattttaataaattagtgatattcgtataatatatatacttcacaaaaataatatatttatagtaTTTTGAATGCAGAACATATGTTTTCGATTAAATAGTGGTCTTCATAAAATTTTACTAAGGCCGTCTCCATAGAATTTTAAACTTTATGAGAAAAGTTTTATGGCGACCACGTTTTTATCAAAAACCTCGGAAATCACTTATATGTTCTGCAACACTACGCAAcatcactaattcattaaaattgttgaagatcCCTTAACGGCTTATGTTATGCAGAGTTTGATAAATGTTCGGCAAACTAAACATATTTTgtataataaaatattttgtaatttttttaacatgcagtacatatatatatatatatatataatattcaagattttgaataaaattatgatttttatagaacataattcacaaaataatacGTTTTGCAATATTTTATTGCAAGATTTTAGTTGTTACACACAAGCGGTCTCCAAGTTTTTCAACAAAAACGTGGTCTACATTGAACTTAATTCTTCTTATACAtcaaatataaaatttaataatttcaaaattaaaaataaatataatttcatgcaaaaaatacttaaaaatattgaGATTTTAATTTTTGTGTATGTATTATGTtttcattctttttatttttattcataaaattatAACAATCacatttttattatattatatattccCTTTTTTATTTTTCAAGTTCTTGTAATTTTAATATCCTATTTAAAATATGATTAGAAGTTAAAAATAGAATCGTAATATGATTTAAACTTTCGATTCTTATTTttcaatttaaattaatttagttGTTGAAATTTTATATCTATAAAAACCGTTTAAATGgaactaaattattttaaacaTATGATGTAGTTGTTTTTACTTAACGTTTcagatgaaatttaagaaaacaGAAAAAGGGTGTGATCATAATAGTGTTTAGAATACGAATATATAATATATTCATAGATAAACTTGTCACGAATACCTTCAAATCTTGAAGACGTTAATGTGTTTTCACTTTTTTACTTGTACGCAATGCATGCTACAAAAGCAGTGTTTAAAATTCATTCGATATTG
This window contains:
- the LOC141674833 gene encoding transcription factor HEC3-like; its protein translation is MAKYNNHHQLEQVQEEEDEEEEELGAMKEMMFKIAAMQPVDIDPATIHKPKRRNVRISDDPQSVAARHRRERISEKIRILQRLVPGGTKMDTASMLEEAGRYIKFLKRQIRQLQTNHQPQCNVGTSSFSSEVQLLQPTTSQQHVSFNHEGIL